The proteins below are encoded in one region of Acidimicrobiia bacterium:
- a CDS encoding NAD(P)-dependent oxidoreductase has protein sequence MAVGFIGLGRMGSNMARNVGRAGHDLVVFNRTSSVAEEFCRVEGSEMAATARDLADRCDIVISMLADGDALLDTYDGDDGVLAGLRPDSVAVDMGTSGPSVVNGLRPRVEEKGAHLVDAPVSGSTPAAAEGSLLIMVGGTPELFDRVAPVLAAIGSPELVGPAGSAATLKLAVNSILYGLNEALAEAVVLAEASGVPAETVLDIVGRSAAGAPMVRYRKPQYLDPENTPITFTLDLAAKDIDLVLEAAEKAGTSMPQGVTTRRVLGDMISRGWGGQDLGFVIEAMRRIEAER, from the coding sequence GTGGCTGTAGGCTTCATCGGCCTCGGGAGGATGGGGAGCAACATGGCGCGCAACGTGGGGCGCGCCGGCCACGACCTGGTCGTGTTCAACCGGACCAGTTCTGTGGCGGAGGAGTTCTGCCGCGTCGAGGGATCCGAGATGGCGGCGACTGCCCGCGATCTCGCAGACCGCTGCGACATCGTCATCTCCATGCTGGCAGACGGCGATGCCCTCCTCGACACCTACGACGGCGACGACGGTGTGCTCGCAGGGCTGCGCCCCGATTCCGTCGCGGTGGACATGGGCACCTCCGGGCCATCCGTCGTGAACGGGCTCAGGCCCCGGGTCGAGGAGAAGGGCGCCCACCTCGTCGACGCGCCTGTGTCGGGGAGCACGCCCGCCGCGGCCGAGGGCTCGCTCCTGATCATGGTCGGCGGTACGCCCGAGCTCTTCGATCGAGTCGCGCCCGTCCTCGCGGCGATCGGCAGCCCGGAGCTCGTCGGGCCCGCCGGCTCGGCGGCGACGTTGAAGCTCGCCGTGAACTCGATCCTCTACGGCCTCAACGAGGCACTCGCCGAGGCGGTCGTCCTCGCCGAGGCGTCCGGCGTCCCTGCCGAGACCGTGCTCGACATCGTCGGTCGGAGCGCGGCCGGCGCCCCGATGGTCCGCTACCGCAAACCGCAGTACCTCGACCCGGAGAACACCCCGATAACGTTCACCCTCGACCTGGCCGCCAAGGACATCGATCTGGTGCTCGAAGCGGCGGAGAAGGCCGGAACCTCGATGCCGCAGGGGGTGACGACGCGCCGAGTCCTCGGTGACATGATCTCGCGAGGATGGGGTGGCCAGGACCTCGGCTTCGTGATCGAGGCGATGCGGAGGATCGAAGCGGAGCGTTGA
- a CDS encoding LacI family DNA-binding transcriptional regulator gives MPDEAPGVTEDQLATDGNNGEPPEDLLDDVRYTPRVTLREIAAHAGVHPATVSRALSDEKSAMVSDATRARVVRKAAELGYEPSIPARTLRQGRSQTMGVIVADLGNPYTGQIVRGIENALEGRGIMALIAETQDDIDRMGRVLNHLFSRSVDAIITTAARNGTEAVLNKAYRRVPVVLADRSLPGSDLRTVAPDDVLGARLVAAHLVELGHRRIALLRGPSGVSSFERRTDGFREAIEAAGAELVDLDDEAADPSIQEGRRLAGHILLLEERPTALFAENDLMAVGALDRLSHSGVRCPEDMSIVGYDDLQLTEFTSPPLTTVRLPGYQLGRFAAEMAVSLSEDETIEVTDLTLSPSLVVRGSSAPVGGYPPED, from the coding sequence ATGCCTGATGAAGCGCCGGGCGTCACGGAGGACCAGCTGGCAACGGACGGGAACAACGGTGAGCCGCCTGAAGATCTCCTCGACGACGTCCGCTACACACCGCGGGTGACCCTCCGCGAGATCGCAGCCCATGCCGGGGTCCACCCGGCGACCGTTTCGCGAGCGCTCAGTGACGAGAAGTCCGCCATGGTCTCGGACGCCACGAGGGCGCGGGTCGTCCGCAAGGCGGCCGAGCTCGGGTACGAGCCGAGCATCCCCGCCCGGACCCTCCGGCAAGGACGGTCGCAGACGATGGGCGTGATCGTTGCCGACCTCGGCAATCCCTACACGGGCCAGATCGTGCGAGGAATCGAGAACGCCCTCGAGGGTCGGGGAATCATGGCGCTCATCGCGGAGACGCAGGACGACATCGATCGTATGGGGCGAGTCCTCAACCACTTGTTCAGCCGGAGCGTCGACGCCATCATCACGACCGCGGCGAGGAACGGCACCGAGGCGGTGCTCAACAAGGCATATCGGAGAGTCCCGGTGGTGCTCGCCGACCGGTCGCTGCCCGGGTCCGACCTGAGGACGGTGGCGCCGGACGACGTGCTCGGCGCCCGGCTCGTGGCCGCCCACCTCGTCGAGCTCGGCCATCGCCGAATCGCATTGCTGCGTGGACCCTCCGGAGTGTCGTCCTTCGAGCGAAGGACGGACGGGTTCCGGGAGGCGATCGAGGCGGCGGGCGCCGAGCTCGTGGACCTGGACGACGAGGCCGCCGACCCGTCGATCCAGGAGGGCAGGCGGCTGGCCGGGCACATACTGTTGCTCGAGGAGCGGCCCACGGCTCTCTTCGCCGAGAACGACCTCATGGCGGTCGGAGCGCTCGATCGCCTCTCCCACTCCGGGGTGCGATGCCCTGAGGACATGTCGATCGTCGGATACGACGACCTGCAGCTCACCGAATTCACGTCACCGCCACTCACGACGGTCCGCCTCCCCGGATATCAGCTCGGTCGCTTCGCCGCGGAGATGGCCGTGTCGCTCTCCGAGGACGAGACGATCGAGGTCACCGACCTGACGCTGTCACCGAGCCTGGTCGTGCGGGGCTCCTCCGCCCCAGTGGGCGGCTACCCGCCGGAGGATTGA